In a single window of the Cygnus olor isolate bCygOlo1 chromosome 5, bCygOlo1.pri.v2, whole genome shotgun sequence genome:
- the TMEM87A gene encoding transmembrane protein 87A isoform X1, with amino-acid sequence MVADKTAMNAVIKTWRDGPYIFIVQIGVISTKDSTTKVKRTEKTTPSSNVKEKLFTMTVELKGPYEYLSLADYPLMIFFMVMCIVYVFFGVLWLAWSACYWRDLLRIQFWIGAVIFLGMLEKAVFYAEFQNIRYTGESVQGALILAELLSAVKRSLARTLVIIVSLGYGIVKPRLGVTLHKVVMAGALYLLFSGMEGVLRVTGFFYDTVALIANLALSLIDACIVLWIFISLTQTMKLLKLRRNVVKLSLYRHFTNTLILAVAASIVFIIWTTMKFRLVDCQSDWQELWVDDAIWRLLFSMILFVIMILWRPSANNQRFAFSPLSEEEDDDEQKEPMLKESFEGMKMRSTKQEPNGNVKANKAQEDDLKWVEENVPSSVTDVALPALLDSDEERMITHFERSKME; translated from the exons ATGGTGGCAGATAAAACT gcaaTGAATGCTGTTATTAAAACTTGGCGAGATGGgccatatatatttattgtacaAATTGGAGTTATATCTACAAAAGATTCTACTACTAAAGttaaaagaacagagaaaacgACACCTTCCTCAAATGTCAAAGAGAAGCTCTTCACAA TGACAGTAGAACTGAAGGGGCCATATGAGTATCTATCACTTGCAGACTATCCTCTGATGATT TTTTTCATGGTGATGTGTATTGTGTACGTATTCTTCGGGGTTCTATGGCTTGCGTGGTCAGCGTGTTACTGGCGGGATCTCCTGAGGATCCAGTTCTGGATTGGTGCGGTTATCTTCCTGGGCATGCTTGAGAAAGCAGTCTTCTATGCAGAGTTCCAGAATATCCGCTACACGGGGGAATCTG TACAAGGAGCACTAATACTGGCAGAACTGCTTTCCGCTGTGAAACGGTCACTGGCTCGAACTCTGGTCATTATAGTCAGCCTGGGATATGGAATAGTCAA GCCTCGCCTTGGAGTTACTCTTCATAAAGTAGTTATGGCTGGAGCCCTTTATCTGTTATTTTCTGGCATGGAAGGTGTTCTTAGAGTCACAGGG tttttctatgACACTGTGGCTCTGATAGCAAACTTGGCCCTGTCCTTGATTGATGCCTGTATTGTTTTGTGG ATATTCATCAGCTTGACTCAAACAATGAAACTGCTAAAACTTCGAAGGAATGTTGTGAAACTCTCTTTGTATCGGCACTTCACCAACACACTCATCCTGGCAGTAGCAG CATCCATTGTATTTATCATCTGGACCACCATGAAGTTCAGGCTGGTGGACTGTCAGTCG GactggcaggagctgtgggtggATGATGCTATCTGGCGCTTATTGTTTTCAATGATCCTTTTTGTCATCATGATTCTGTGGAGACCATCTGCTAACAACCAAAG GTTTGCTTTCTCACCGCTGTCTGAAGAAGAGGATGATGATGAGCAGAAAGAGCCAATGTTGAAGGAAAGCTTTG aaggaatgaaaatgagaagtaCAAAGCAAGAACCAAATGGGaatgtgaaagcaaacaaagct CAGGAGGATGACCTGAAATGGGTAGAAGAGAATGTTCCTTCTTCGGTGACTGATGT cGCGCTTCCAGCTCTTCTGGATTCAGATGAG gaaagAATGATTACACACTTTGAAAGGTCCAAAATGGAATGA
- the TMEM87A gene encoding transmembrane protein 87A isoform X2 has protein sequence MVADKTAMNAVIKTWRDGPYIFIVQIGVISTKDSTTKVKRTEKTTPSSNVKEKLFTMTVELKGPYEYLSLADYPLMIFFMVMCIVYVFFGVLWLAWSACYWRDLLRIQFWIGAVIFLGMLEKAVFYAEFQNIRYTGESVQGALILAELLSAVKRSLARTLVIIVSLGYGIVKPRLGVTLHKVVMAGALYLLFSGMEGVLRVTGAQNDLASLAFIPLAFLDTALCWWIFISLTQTMKLLKLRRNVVKLSLYRHFTNTLILAVAASIVFIIWTTMKFRLVDCQSDWQELWVDDAIWRLLFSMILFVIMILWRPSANNQRFAFSPLSEEEDDDEQKEPMLKESFEGMKMRSTKQEPNGNVKANKAQEDDLKWVEENVPSSVTDVALPALLDSDEERMITHFERSKME, from the exons ATGGTGGCAGATAAAACT gcaaTGAATGCTGTTATTAAAACTTGGCGAGATGGgccatatatatttattgtacaAATTGGAGTTATATCTACAAAAGATTCTACTACTAAAGttaaaagaacagagaaaacgACACCTTCCTCAAATGTCAAAGAGAAGCTCTTCACAA TGACAGTAGAACTGAAGGGGCCATATGAGTATCTATCACTTGCAGACTATCCTCTGATGATT TTTTTCATGGTGATGTGTATTGTGTACGTATTCTTCGGGGTTCTATGGCTTGCGTGGTCAGCGTGTTACTGGCGGGATCTCCTGAGGATCCAGTTCTGGATTGGTGCGGTTATCTTCCTGGGCATGCTTGAGAAAGCAGTCTTCTATGCAGAGTTCCAGAATATCCGCTACACGGGGGAATCTG TACAAGGAGCACTAATACTGGCAGAACTGCTTTCCGCTGTGAAACGGTCACTGGCTCGAACTCTGGTCATTATAGTCAGCCTGGGATATGGAATAGTCAA GCCTCGCCTTGGAGTTACTCTTCATAAAGTAGTTATGGCTGGAGCCCTTTATCTGTTATTTTCTGGCATGGAAGGTGTTCTTAGAGTCACAGGG GCCCAGAATGATCTTGCCTCCTTGGCTTTTATTCCCCTGGCTTTCCTAGATACTGCCCTGTGCTGGTGG ATATTCATCAGCTTGACTCAAACAATGAAACTGCTAAAACTTCGAAGGAATGTTGTGAAACTCTCTTTGTATCGGCACTTCACCAACACACTCATCCTGGCAGTAGCAG CATCCATTGTATTTATCATCTGGACCACCATGAAGTTCAGGCTGGTGGACTGTCAGTCG GactggcaggagctgtgggtggATGATGCTATCTGGCGCTTATTGTTTTCAATGATCCTTTTTGTCATCATGATTCTGTGGAGACCATCTGCTAACAACCAAAG GTTTGCTTTCTCACCGCTGTCTGAAGAAGAGGATGATGATGAGCAGAAAGAGCCAATGTTGAAGGAAAGCTTTG aaggaatgaaaatgagaagtaCAAAGCAAGAACCAAATGGGaatgtgaaagcaaacaaagct CAGGAGGATGACCTGAAATGGGTAGAAGAGAATGTTCCTTCTTCGGTGACTGATGT cGCGCTTCCAGCTCTTCTGGATTCAGATGAG gaaagAATGATTACACACTTTGAAAGGTCCAAAATGGAATGA